A genome region from Leptodactylus fuscus isolate aLepFus1 chromosome 6, aLepFus1.hap2, whole genome shotgun sequence includes the following:
- the PSMF1 gene encoding proteasome inhibitor PI31 subunit translates to MASPGLELLFGLVSSEITKPQDPLVCFIHWEMINHGFRCYGIGEQAGAQEIGTERLPDGWANNKELYTLRYGHETTQILLKALTVDGTLIVNAMDLQSEKTSDVTLNIEDFIDSSHLQQYHSIYKNPVELKRQLEAKLLSPLLGSKKENVTSESTRERAVDDDPLRVPTRAPTSHRHPWIDPPGHFPYGAADLDPLGGRSGGMIMDPFHAGRTRPRPDPLGGLPPGAVPPGARFDPFGPIGSGRPGPDPDHMPPPGYDDMFM, encoded by the exons ATGGCGTCCCCCGGCTTAGAACTGTTGTTTGGGCTGGTTTCGTCTGAGATCACTAAACCTCAGGACCCGCTCGTCTGTTTCATCCACTGGGAGATGATTAACCATGGCTTCCGCTGCTATGGCATAGGCGAGCAG GCTGGAGCTCAGGAGATCGGCACAGAGCGGCTTCCAGATGGATGGGCTAACAACAAGGAGTTATACACGTTGCGCTATGGACATGAGACAACACAGATCCTACTCAAGGCACTCACTGTGGATGGCACCCTGATAGTCAATGCCATG GACCTGCAGTCTGAGAAAACTTCTGATGTCACACTGAACATTGAGGACTTCATAGACAGCAGCCACCTACAGCAGTACCACAG CATCTATAAAAATCCTGTGGAGTTGAAGCGCCAGTTAGAAGCAAAGCTTTTATCCCCTTTACTTGGCTCTAAAAAGGAAAATGTTACATCTGAGAGCACAAGGGAGAGAGCTGTGGATGATGACCCACTTAGAGTTCCCACCAGGGCTCCGACATCACATCGCCATCCCTG GATAGACCCTCCTGGGCACTTTCCATATGGAGCAGCAGACCTAGACCCACTGGG GGGACGCTCTGGAGGTATGATAATGGATCCATTCCATGCTGGCCGCACCAGACCCAGGCCTGATCCATTAGGTGGCCTTCCTCCTGGAGCAGTGCCTCCTGGTGCACGTTTTGATCCCTTTGGGCCTATTGGTTCTGGCCGTCCTGG GCCAGATCCTGATCATATGCCACCCCCAGGATATGATGACATGTTCATGTGA
- the TMEM74B gene encoding transmembrane protein 74B yields the protein MASSNTLELRDLSPGHGADDHTYHGSSATVRGFENPAYEEIGETAFGHRSQDVQGLSPLSEVRGWAAKENGSPHSEDSREGESGTHSVDYGFICSLVLLVSGIVLVAVAYTIPREVRVSPDSVSAREMERLELYYAHLSSHLDKCIIAGLGLLTLGGTLLSMLLMVSICKGELYRRKKFTTARGPRTKYGSLNLRMRQMTTEGGQVLVEHEVLEITNHVNQQQHEP from the coding sequence ATGGCTTCTTCAAACACCTTGGAGCTAAGAGATCTCAGTCCAGGACATGGCGCAGATGACCACACTTATCATGGGAGCTCGGCTACTGTCAGAGGATTCGAGAATCCAGCCTATGAGGAGATTGGGGAGACTGCTTTTGGCCACCGCTCACAGGATGTCCAGGGTTTGAGCCCATTGTCTGAAGTAAGGGGATGGGCTGCAAAGGAGAATGGATCTCCTCATTCTGAGGACAGTCGAGAAGGAGAGTCAGGAACTCACTCTGTGGATTATGGTTTTATCTGCTCGCTGGTCTTGTTGGTCAGTGGCATAGTTCTTGTGGCTGTGGCATACACCATACCACGGGAAGTACGGGTAAGCCCTGATTCTGTATCTGCACGAGAGATGGAGAGGTTGGAACTGTATTATGCACATCTTAGCTCACACCTAGACAAGTGCATTATTGCCGGGTTAGGCTTGCTCACTTTGGGAGGGACACTACTCTCTATGCTACTAATGGTTTCTATATGTAAAGGGGAGCTGTACCGCAGAAAGAAATTCACCACAGCCAGAGGACCTAGGACCAAATACGGCTCCCTCAACTTGAGGATGAGACAAATGACTACAGAGGGTGGGCAGGTGCTGGTGGAACATGAAGTTCTTGAAATAACAAACCATGTTAACCAGCAACAACATGAGCCTTGA